The Gillisia sp. Hel_I_86 genome has a segment encoding these proteins:
- a CDS encoding lipase family protein, producing the protein MLYQADKIGVVISGHSLGGSTAR; encoded by the coding sequence TTGCTTTACCAAGCTGATAAAATTGGTGTTGTCATAAGTGGGCATTCCTTGGGCGGGAGCACAGCCAGGTGA
- a CDS encoding TraG family conjugative transposon ATPase → MDKINLSAYQPIADIQDNIIFANNGNVVLCYEGNLPEIYSLSEKDFEDMHGAWFQALKSLPVGTVVHKQDIYLKKSYSSEQLPNTTFLEKATHDHFKGRSYMEHKCLFFFILTKNKALNNPKYVNPFRKVSKGIVQEMDDNIKTFIASVSDSVSFINNSRKVKLTPLNPEIIKSISDAYFNGFNEGFDTDILLEKKNVTIGENYFDALAINSELCFGESVQSSKTNEKFTSDDFVFHQGFIDGLGLTLNENHIVNQILYLDDKQKWRKLLDKKIEELNKSSNFGSQNKVVLGKIQDILDQINADDNARIIRGHLNIVYWSKDAKELDKITSKIKTEFKELDIIPYYPRGEERKNYILNSYCCFSSNFSNNDLYVTDLKHALCLFINNTNYKSDATGIIFNDREHNIPVLKDVWDERKKRIKARNFAIFAPTGEGKSFLANNILRQYFESGVRLVIIDLGGSYTKFAKLYPEKYTVLRYESGKNLGINPFYISNIDDLTPERLEDLSVFLFELFASDLKVTKAQSVSVKKILRHYYKSTSEDHSLDGFYSFIERNQEKLLDTLKIHPDYFNATSFLHVMSEYVGDGLYSFLFEVSEDQTYKIEDKRLIVFELDEVKDNKEILSVMLKLIKSAIQRTIWKNRAEKGIILFDEFAKQLKFENVLESVEFYYQAIRKQNGAIGIILQSINQLPNNSTSASILENTQVIYSLNNEKGYTELVKRLNLSSHDLNQLKSIKNNLTGPRKYTEIFIKIGKESNIFRLEVPKEVYAAYLTDGQENEAIMAIYEKTNDMELAIKEFTSKT, encoded by the coding sequence ATGGACAAGATTAACCTTTCGGCATATCAACCTATCGCGGATATTCAGGACAATATCATTTTTGCCAACAACGGCAATGTGGTCTTGTGTTATGAAGGCAATCTACCGGAAATCTATTCACTATCCGAAAAGGATTTTGAGGATATGCACGGAGCTTGGTTTCAGGCATTGAAATCCTTACCCGTGGGTACCGTGGTTCATAAACAGGATATCTACCTGAAGAAATCCTATTCGTCCGAACAACTTCCTAATACAACCTTTTTGGAAAAAGCGACCCACGACCATTTTAAAGGGCGCAGCTATATGGAGCATAAATGTCTTTTCTTCTTCATTTTAACCAAGAACAAGGCGCTCAACAATCCAAAATATGTCAACCCATTTAGAAAGGTCTCCAAGGGAATCGTTCAGGAAATGGATGACAACATAAAAACGTTCATCGCTTCGGTCAGCGATTCGGTTTCCTTTATCAATAACAGCCGTAAAGTTAAACTGACACCACTGAACCCAGAAATAATAAAGAGCATCAGTGATGCTTATTTCAATGGCTTCAACGAAGGTTTTGATACCGATATACTTCTTGAAAAGAAGAACGTCACTATTGGCGAAAATTATTTTGATGCCCTGGCCATCAACAGCGAACTGTGCTTTGGCGAAAGTGTACAGAGCAGCAAGACCAACGAGAAATTCACTTCTGACGATTTTGTATTTCATCAAGGGTTTATTGATGGTCTAGGGCTTACGCTAAATGAAAATCACATTGTCAACCAGATTCTCTACTTGGACGACAAACAGAAATGGCGCAAGCTGTTGGACAAGAAAATTGAGGAACTGAACAAGAGTTCCAATTTTGGGTCCCAGAACAAAGTGGTACTCGGAAAAATCCAAGATATCCTTGACCAGATCAATGCCGATGATAATGCACGGATTATCCGTGGTCATCTAAACATTGTGTATTGGTCAAAGGATGCCAAAGAACTGGATAAAATCACCTCAAAGATAAAGACCGAGTTTAAGGAATTGGATATTATTCCATACTATCCAAGAGGGGAAGAACGCAAGAATTATATACTGAATAGTTACTGCTGCTTCTCGTCCAATTTCTCGAACAACGATTTATATGTAACCGATCTGAAACACGCACTCTGCCTGTTCATCAACAATACCAACTACAAATCGGATGCTACCGGAATCATCTTCAATGATCGGGAACACAACATTCCAGTGCTTAAGGATGTTTGGGACGAACGAAAAAAACGCATCAAAGCGCGGAACTTTGCCATTTTTGCACCAACGGGCGAAGGAAAATCCTTTTTGGCCAATAATATCTTGCGTCAATATTTTGAAAGCGGGGTTCGCTTGGTCATCATCGATTTGGGTGGTTCTTATACCAAATTCGCCAAACTCTACCCTGAAAAATATACCGTGCTCCGTTATGAGAGCGGAAAGAATTTGGGTATTAACCCATTTTACATCAGCAACATCGATGACCTTACCCCTGAACGGCTGGAAGATTTATCGGTTTTTCTATTTGAACTGTTCGCTTCAGATTTGAAAGTAACCAAGGCACAATCAGTTTCGGTTAAAAAAATATTACGCCATTATTATAAAAGTACTTCAGAAGACCATTCTTTGGATGGCTTTTACAGTTTTATAGAAAGGAATCAAGAAAAGCTTCTTGACACCCTAAAAATCCATCCCGACTACTTCAATGCTACGAGCTTCTTGCACGTAATGTCCGAATATGTCGGCGATGGTCTATATAGCTTCCTATTTGAAGTGAGTGAAGACCAGACCTATAAAATCGAGGACAAACGATTGATTGTTTTTGAACTGGATGAAGTCAAGGACAATAAGGAAATCCTGTCCGTAATGCTCAAGTTGATTAAATCGGCCATTCAAAGAACCATTTGGAAAAACAGAGCTGAAAAGGGCATCATTCTATTCGACGAGTTTGCCAAGCAGCTGAAGTTTGAGAATGTACTGGAAAGTGTGGAATTCTACTATCAGGCGATCCGTAAACAGAATGGTGCGATTGGCATCATCCTACAATCCATCAATCAACTGCCCAACAATTCCACCTCGGCAAGCATCCTTGAAAATACGCAGGTCATCTATAGCCTGAACAATGAAAAAGGCTATACCGAACTGGTCAAACGCCTCAATCTGTCCAGCCACGACCTGAACCAGTTAAAATCCATCAAGAACAATCTAACCGGGCCTAGAAAGTACACAGAGATATTCATCAAGATCGGAAAGGAAAGCAACATTTTCAGGCTCGAAGTTCCCAAAGAAGTGTATGCAGCTTATCTGACCGATGGACAGGAAAACGAGGCCATAATGGCCATTTATGAAAAGACCAATGATATGGAATTGGCAATAAAAGAATTCACATCTAAAACATAG
- a CDS encoding conjugal transfer protein yields the protein MESGKQTAQLIKSVKFLKDAKESIEKVSSVVQQLNAVQEIANNNQRLINVMQNDLQDILNSPYIKPDEVARVSESFSTIVQNSLDTMDFIDEILSSDYLKMSDAERAEILKQKEIESKEMVSDITIRTKRYRDIISFRKMQDKINNRETEY from the coding sequence GTGGAATCAGGAAAACAGACCGCCCAACTTATCAAGTCCGTAAAATTCCTGAAGGATGCAAAGGAAAGCATCGAGAAAGTATCGAGCGTGGTACAACAGCTCAATGCTGTCCAAGAAATTGCAAATAATAACCAACGCCTTATTAATGTAATGCAAAACGATTTACAGGATATTCTGAACTCGCCCTATATCAAACCTGATGAAGTGGCCAGGGTGTCCGAATCGTTTAGCACCATTGTCCAGAACTCCTTGGATACAATGGACTTCATTGACGAGATCCTGTCCAGCGACTATCTCAAAATGAGTGATGCCGAACGTGCAGAAATATTAAAACAAAAGGAAATTGAGTCCAAGGAAATGGTCTCCGATATCACAATCCGGACCAAACGCTATAGGGATATTATTTCTTTTCGAAAAATGCAGGATAAAATCAATAACCGCGAAACCGAATACTAA